From Butyricimonas paravirosa, one genomic window encodes:
- a CDS encoding DUF4268 domain-containing protein codes for MKYFAIFAIFAGLSLHTNFNLSEVFTKEEAKEIRVKFWEGFKRYCKRKHIYRKWVLTGVKIRSTQLKFYADREKALVLFQIDHKNELRRFEVYECMLSYQTLFRAECGDELKWEEEYTGIEGQEISAIYFELRGVNLYRVEDHERIYAFFAEKMPLLEDLYYEYRDLINERLKQNDN; via the coding sequence TTAATTTATCAGAGGTGTTCACGAAAGAAGAGGCAAAAGAGATTCGGGTGAAATTCTGGGAAGGTTTCAAGCGCTATTGCAAGCGGAAACATATTTACCGGAAATGGGTACTCACGGGGGTGAAGATACGATCCACGCAGTTAAAATTTTACGCGGACCGGGAGAAGGCTCTCGTGTTATTCCAAATAGACCATAAAAATGAGTTACGTCGGTTCGAGGTGTACGAGTGTATGTTATCTTACCAGACGTTATTTCGGGCGGAGTGCGGTGATGAGTTGAAGTGGGAAGAGGAGTATACCGGGATCGAGGGGCAGGAGATCAGCGCGATTTATTTCGAGTTGCGGGGGGTGAACCTTTACCGGGTGGAGGATCACGAGCGGATATACGCTTTCTTTGCCGAGAAGATGCCTTTGCTGGAAGACCTTTATTACGAATACAGGGATTTGATTAACGAACGATTGAAACAGAACGATAATTAA
- a CDS encoding pyridoxal phosphate-dependent aminotransferase has protein sequence MKINKSGAALSRIVQIGETLKELSQKSGKEYLPLNRGVNQVVNIDLTEVVKSINFNSPEIQVYPHGAGRPDLRAAINEEFFAGKSSPDNILITAGGMHALDLVAQTVNIGKLFLPSYYWGCYFKMLKIRSVESEGYDSQADLLPMIDRLRGNAVLISDPSNPLGDKHDDEEQLNIIRALNDAGVVIFYDCPYRRLFMDASDDYYTRLMNLDNVIITESFSKSVGLSGQRLGFIHTCNKELHDELEVRVMYNTNGINGFAQELVLRLLTTPEGKKAVTAFKERTTRDIALNIEYLRARGLLAEEFYHGTTPRGIFVIVNRGEEELLEHYIGAVSLSFFTKTRQEYAKNYSRICVSVPHDKLVKYFETI, from the coding sequence ATGAAAATAAACAAGAGTGGGGCCGCTCTTTCCCGTATCGTGCAAATCGGGGAGACGCTGAAAGAACTTTCCCAGAAGAGTGGGAAGGAGTATTTGCCCTTGAACCGGGGTGTGAATCAAGTGGTAAATATCGACTTGACAGAAGTCGTGAAATCGATAAACTTTAATTCTCCGGAGATACAGGTGTACCCGCATGGAGCCGGGCGTCCGGACTTACGAGCGGCAATTAACGAGGAGTTTTTTGCCGGAAAGTCTTCGCCGGATAATATATTAATTACGGCAGGGGGAATGCATGCCCTTGATCTCGTGGCGCAGACCGTGAATATCGGGAAGTTATTCCTGCCCTCGTATTATTGGGGATGTTATTTCAAAATGCTCAAGATTCGTTCAGTGGAGAGCGAAGGATATGACAGTCAGGCGGATTTACTCCCGATGATCGATCGTTTGCGGGGAAATGCCGTGTTAATTAGTGATCCGAGTAACCCGCTGGGAGACAAACATGATGACGAGGAACAATTGAATATTATTCGGGCGTTGAATGATGCCGGGGTGGTGATTTTTTATGATTGTCCCTATCGTCGGTTGTTTATGGATGCTTCGGATGATTACTACACACGTCTGATGAATCTGGATAACGTGATTATCACGGAAAGCTTTAGCAAGTCGGTCGGGTTGAGTGGCCAGCGACTTGGGTTTATCCACACGTGTAACAAGGAGTTGCATGATGAATTGGAGGTGAGGGTGATGTATAACACGAACGGGATTAACGGTTTTGCACAGGAACTCGTGTTACGCTTGCTGACAACGCCGGAAGGGAAAAAGGCCGTGACGGCATTTAAAGAGCGTACTACCCGGGATATAGCATTGAATATCGAGTATTTGCGGGCGAGAGGCTTGCTGGCGGAAGAATTTTATCATGGAACCACGCCACGAGGCATTTTCGTGATCGTGAATCGTGGTGAGGAGGAGTTGCTGGAACACTATATCGGTGCCGTATCACTTTCTTTCTTCACGAAAACCCGGCAGGAGTATGCGAAGAATTATTCCCGTATCTGTGTTTCCGTGCCTCATGATAAGTTGGTGAAATACTTTGAAACGATTTGA
- a CDS encoding ATP-binding protein — protein sequence MNQILSLPRKMPIGIQSFEYIRQNDFVYVDKTEFVYRLATMGKPYFLSRPRRFGKSLLLSTMEAYFLGKRELFKGLAIERLETEWNVHAVLHLDLNAEKYDSPDRLHDMLERQLLHWEEIYETGGKGITHSGRFMEVIRKAYEKTGRGVVVLIDEYDKPLLNSFHDETLQKAFRDTLTAFYSVLKSADPWLRLVFITGVTKFAQMGIFSNLNQLKDISLDPRYATLCGLTGEEIRANFVPELKLLAEANHLDGEACMERLTRMYDGYHFNYRDMVGVYNPFSILNVLDTTMFDNFWFASGTPTFLVEILKKTDFDLRELDGIEVSAASLTDDRADINNPVPMIYQSGYLTIKKYDNEFQIYTLGFPNEEVKYGFLNFVTPFYTPIKETDTSFYIGKFIRELREGDPDAFLTRLRAFFAGISYELNDRTERHYQTIFYLVFKLMGQFSEAEVRSAKGRADAVVKTADYIYVFEFKLDGSAEQALAQIDDRGYLIPYTVDGRKLMKIGVNFDPKERNIGDWKIN from the coding sequence ATGAATCAAATATTATCCCTTCCTCGCAAGATGCCTATCGGCATACAGAGTTTCGAGTACATTCGTCAAAATGACTTCGTGTATGTCGATAAAACAGAGTTTGTCTATCGTCTTGCGACTATGGGGAAGCCCTATTTCCTCAGCCGCCCTCGGCGCTTTGGTAAAAGTTTGTTGCTTTCCACGATGGAGGCCTATTTCCTAGGCAAACGAGAACTTTTCAAGGGTCTTGCCATTGAGCGGTTGGAAACGGAATGGAACGTTCACGCTGTGCTACACCTAGACCTGAATGCTGAGAAATACGATTCACCTGATCGATTGCACGATATGTTGGAGCGGCAGTTACTGCACTGGGAAGAGATTTATGAAACCGGGGGGAAGGGTATCACTCACTCCGGTCGTTTCATGGAAGTCATTCGAAAAGCGTATGAGAAGACCGGACGGGGTGTTGTTGTCTTGATTGACGAGTATGACAAACCCTTGCTCAACAGTTTTCATGACGAGACTTTGCAGAAAGCCTTCCGGGACACGCTGACCGCATTCTATTCCGTGCTAAAAAGTGCCGACCCGTGGTTGCGTCTTGTTTTCATCACCGGGGTAACCAAGTTTGCCCAGATGGGAATATTCAGTAATCTCAATCAACTTAAAGATATTAGTCTCGATCCCCGATACGCCACGCTTTGTGGCCTTACTGGTGAAGAGATACGTGCGAACTTCGTTCCGGAGTTAAAGTTATTGGCCGAGGCAAACCACCTCGACGGGGAGGCTTGCATGGAACGTCTCACCCGTATGTATGACGGGTATCACTTCAACTACCGAGATATGGTGGGTGTCTATAATCCGTTCAGCATACTTAACGTGCTTGATACGACCATGTTCGATAATTTCTGGTTCGCTAGCGGGACTCCTACCTTCCTTGTCGAGATACTGAAGAAGACTGATTTTGACCTGCGAGAACTCGACGGTATAGAGGTTTCTGCCGCATCACTCACTGACGATCGGGCCGACATCAATAACCCTGTTCCTATGATCTACCAGAGTGGTTACTTGACTATCAAAAAATACGATAACGAATTTCAAATATACACATTGGGATTCCCCAACGAGGAAGTAAAATACGGTTTCCTCAACTTTGTTACCCCGTTCTATACCCCGATTAAGGAAACGGACACGAGTTTCTATATCGGTAAATTCATCCGGGAGCTACGGGAAGGTGATCCCGATGCCTTCCTCACCCGCCTTCGAGCTTTCTTTGCTGGGATTTCCTACGAGCTGAACGACCGCACGGAACGTCATTATCAGACCATTTTTTACCTCGTCTTCAAGCTCATGGGACAATTCTCCGAAGCTGAAGTGCGAAGTGCCAAAGGACGAGCCGATGCCGTTGTGAAAACTGCCGACTACATTTACGTCTTCGAGTTTAAGCTGGACGGCAGTGCAGAGCAAGCCCTCGCCCAGATTGACGATCGGGGTTATCTTATTCCCTATACCGTCGATGGGCGGAAACTCATGAAAATCGGTGTCAATTTCGACCCGAAGGAGAGAAACATCGGGGACTGGAAGATAAACTAA
- a CDS encoding IbrB-like domain-containing protein, which produces MEEYKSPVYNVISVPIDKVVANTYNPNVVAPPEMKLLELSIWEDGYTMPCVCYYIPEKDIYELVDGFHRYKVMKTSQRIFEREKGLLPVVVINKDISNRMASTIRHNRARGTHSIELMTEIVAELTKAGMSDTWIMRNIGMDKDELLRLKQISGLAELFADKEFSLTRDD; this is translated from the coding sequence ATGGAAGAATATAAAAGTCCCGTATACAACGTTATTTCCGTCCCGATTGATAAGGTAGTCGCCAACACCTATAACCCAAACGTGGTGGCTCCCCCGGAAATGAAACTATTGGAACTATCCATCTGGGAAGACGGTTACACGATGCCCTGCGTTTGTTACTACATCCCGGAAAAGGATATTTATGAACTCGTGGACGGTTTTCACCGCTACAAAGTCATGAAAACATCCCAACGAATATTCGAACGGGAAAAGGGATTGCTCCCCGTAGTCGTCATCAACAAAGATATTTCCAACCGCATGGCCTCCACCATCCGGCACAACCGGGCAAGAGGTACGCATAGCATCGAATTAATGACCGAAATCGTGGCCGAACTGACCAAAGCCGGAATGTCCGACACTTGGATCATGCGTAATATCGGAATGGATAAAGACGAATTACTACGCCTGAAACAAATCTCCGGGCTGGCAGAATTATTTGCCGACAAGGAATTTAGCCTGACAAGAGATGATTAG
- a CDS encoding DUF3440 domain-containing protein — protein MRIKKSVYDVVQNRLERIFSDFDNVYVSFSGGKDSGVLLNLCIDYIRQHKLKRKLGVFHMDYEVQYNETIRYVDRTLADNADLLEVYRVCIPFKVSTCTSMYQRFWRPWEDNLRDLWVRDMPEICYRKEDFDFYTEEMWDYDFQVKFAEWYHRKKNAQRTCCLIGIRTQESYHRWQAIHRDRNYHSYKHLKWTHKVTANIFNAYPIYDWLTTDIWTANGKFQWDYNHLYDLYYQAGVPLERQRVASPFISQALSSLKLYRAIDPDTWGKMINRVNGVNFTGLYGGTSAMGWQSITLPENMTWSSYFKFLLCTLPEEARENYLHKLSVSMEFWRNKGGCLAEETIAKLRRMGIPISVSETTNYKTDKKPVRMDYQDDVRIPEFKELPTFKRICICILKNDHACKYMGFAPSKAERERRAKVMQKYKSIMESYGRI, from the coding sequence ATGAGAATAAAAAAAAGTGTGTATGATGTCGTGCAAAACCGACTAGAACGAATTTTTTCTGATTTTGATAACGTGTACGTGTCTTTTTCCGGCGGCAAAGACAGCGGGGTTTTACTAAACCTCTGTATTGACTATATCCGTCAGCATAAACTAAAACGGAAACTGGGCGTTTTTCACATGGACTACGAAGTGCAGTACAACGAGACGATCCGGTACGTGGACCGCACGCTCGCCGATAACGCTGACTTGCTGGAAGTCTACCGGGTATGCATCCCGTTCAAAGTCTCCACGTGTACTTCCATGTACCAGCGTTTCTGGCGCCCGTGGGAAGACAATTTACGAGATCTGTGGGTCAGGGATATGCCCGAAATATGCTACCGCAAAGAAGATTTTGATTTCTACACAGAAGAGATGTGGGACTACGATTTTCAAGTCAAATTTGCAGAATGGTATCACCGGAAGAAAAACGCTCAACGTACTTGTTGCCTCATCGGGATTCGCACGCAAGAAAGCTACCATCGCTGGCAAGCCATCCACCGGGACAGGAATTACCACAGTTACAAGCACTTGAAATGGACTCACAAAGTAACAGCAAATATCTTTAACGCCTACCCCATATACGACTGGCTTACCACGGACATCTGGACCGCCAACGGAAAATTTCAATGGGACTACAACCACCTGTATGATCTCTACTATCAGGCAGGAGTTCCTCTTGAAAGGCAACGCGTAGCCAGCCCGTTTATCTCGCAGGCACTTTCCAGCTTGAAACTCTACCGGGCCATAGATCCGGACACATGGGGCAAAATGATTAACCGGGTCAACGGGGTCAACTTTACCGGGTTATACGGGGGTACTTCCGCCATGGGCTGGCAGTCCATCACCCTCCCGGAGAACATGACCTGGTCATCCTATTTTAAATTTCTCCTTTGCACGCTGCCGGAAGAGGCCAGAGAAAACTACTTGCACAAACTCTCCGTGAGCATGGAGTTTTGGCGAAACAAAGGCGGCTGTCTGGCAGAAGAGACCATCGCCAAACTCCGACGAATGGGAATCCCGATCTCGGTTAGCGAAACGACAAATTACAAGACAGATAAAAAGCCCGTGCGCATGGATTATCAGGATGATGTACGTATTCCGGAGTTCAAAGAACTCCCCACGTTCAAACGTATCTGCATTTGTATCCTGAAAAACGATCATGCCTGTAAATACATGGGGTTCGCCCCCTCGAAAGCCGAACGGGAACGCCGGGCCAAGGTGATGCAAAAATATAAATCTATCATGGAATCTTATGGAAGAATATAA
- a CDS encoding efflux RND transporter periplasmic adaptor subunit yields MADTTTTVSGKGEKRKIIFLIIFIIVAIVIAVLWWLDYRKYIRTDDANLDSFRVSVSAPVAGQVTRLYAMEGDAVKQGDTLFILDDSACTVMTPVDGVVGKRWVLPGDRIEAGQTAFTLNRGTDIWVAVYLEETKFKEIYLGQKAQFTLDAYDKLTFEGRVYYIGDNTASEFALVPPNNASGNFTKVTQRIPLKISIDRVEGDDGQKARVKLVSGMSATVKIEKE; encoded by the coding sequence ATGGCAGATACTACAACAACAGTCTCCGGTAAAGGGGAGAAGAGGAAGATTATATTCCTGATTATCTTTATCATCGTGGCAATCGTGATTGCCGTTTTGTGGTGGCTGGATTACAGGAAGTATATCCGCACGGACGATGCGAATCTCGATTCGTTTCGAGTGAGTGTTTCGGCTCCGGTGGCGGGACAAGTGACCCGTTTGTACGCGATGGAGGGGGATGCCGTGAAACAGGGTGACACGTTGTTTATTCTTGACGATAGCGCTTGTACGGTGATGACTCCCGTTGATGGCGTTGTCGGAAAACGTTGGGTTCTACCGGGAGATCGGATTGAGGCGGGACAGACTGCGTTTACCCTGAATAGGGGAACAGATATTTGGGTAGCGGTTTACTTGGAGGAAACGAAGTTTAAGGAGATTTATCTCGGGCAGAAGGCTCAATTCACTTTGGATGCTTACGATAAGCTAACTTTCGAGGGACGGGTGTATTACATCGGGGACAACACGGCCTCGGAATTCGCCCTTGTCCCACCGAATAATGCATCCGGTAATTTCACGAAAGTAACCCAACGCATACCGTTGAAGATCTCTATTGATAGGGTTGAAGGTGATGACGGGCAAAAGGCTCGGGTGAAGTTGGTTTCAGGTATGTCTGCAACGGTTAAAATCGAGAAGGAGTGA
- a CDS encoding DHA2 family efflux MFS transporter permease subunit: protein MNVVTATPIGGGSYKWLVLFNVMLTTFMAVLDSTVVNTGLPVIMGTLGASMNSAEWILTGYMLSMATILPAAGWLSDRFGYKRIFIFSLTVFTVGSFMCGNSTAIGELVFWRIFQGIGGGLLMPVGMAVVTTVFPVEQRGMALGFWAIASAASVSFGPLIGGYLVDNLNWNYIFFVNIPIGIFSIIYTMIVQQEYKTGMRQKFDIPGFITSAVFLPVFLYGLSEVTSSTNTKGWSSPLVLGCMWVAVVSFVLFLYTELTVKHPMINLKIFKDHNFSLANLIVFIFGIGMFGSTFLIPLYMQDSLGYSAYQTGLFFLPVGFLQAVASPLAGNASRWVNPKVVIVLGLFLLCTSFYMNYSFSFLTDKWYIMISLYLRGVGLGILYPPLLNVSLRQISNQQMAQASSVTNIVRQIGGSFGVAMFSHLLSQRQTYHTERYHEAIAYTGETYLNVVDGLSRFFSSSGGLGRAESVSYAKQYILEHVDMEAYISGINDVFFVAFVTTLLAVIPMFFLKTKRK from the coding sequence ATGAATGTCGTTACCGCAACACCGATCGGTGGAGGAAGTTACAAGTGGCTCGTGCTGTTTAACGTCATGTTGACCACGTTTATGGCCGTGCTTGATTCCACGGTAGTCAACACGGGTTTACCCGTGATTATGGGAACGCTTGGGGCGTCGATGAATAGTGCCGAATGGATTCTGACGGGCTACATGCTTTCCATGGCAACCATTCTTCCGGCTGCAGGGTGGCTGTCTGATCGTTTCGGTTACAAGCGAATCTTTATTTTCTCGTTGACAGTATTTACAGTGGGTTCGTTCATGTGTGGCAATTCCACGGCTATCGGGGAACTGGTATTCTGGCGTATATTCCAAGGAATCGGGGGTGGTTTGCTGATGCCCGTGGGGATGGCTGTGGTAACGACCGTTTTCCCAGTGGAGCAACGGGGTATGGCGCTCGGGTTCTGGGCGATCGCCTCGGCTGCCTCTGTTTCCTTTGGTCCGCTTATCGGTGGCTATCTCGTGGATAATTTGAATTGGAATTATATCTTTTTCGTGAATATTCCTATCGGGATATTCAGTATCATATACACGATGATCGTGCAACAGGAGTACAAGACGGGTATGAGGCAGAAGTTTGATATACCGGGTTTTATCACGTCTGCCGTGTTTTTGCCCGTTTTCCTGTATGGTCTGTCCGAGGTGACCTCAAGTACGAACACGAAAGGGTGGTCCAGCCCGTTGGTGTTGGGATGTATGTGGGTGGCAGTGGTTAGTTTCGTGTTATTCCTGTACACGGAATTGACGGTAAAACATCCTATGATTAATCTCAAGATATTCAAGGACCACAATTTCTCGCTGGCGAACCTGATCGTGTTTATATTCGGGATCGGGATGTTCGGGAGTACTTTTCTGATTCCCTTGTATATGCAGGATTCGCTGGGGTATTCGGCCTACCAGACGGGTTTGTTCTTCCTGCCCGTGGGATTTCTACAAGCGGTGGCATCCCCGTTGGCCGGAAATGCTTCCCGGTGGGTAAACCCAAAGGTCGTGATCGTGTTGGGATTGTTCCTGTTATGTACCAGTTTTTACATGAATTACTCCTTTTCCTTTCTGACCGATAAGTGGTACATCATGATCAGCCTCTATTTGCGGGGAGTCGGGTTAGGGATTCTTTACCCGCCCTTGCTCAACGTCTCTTTGCGGCAAATCAGTAACCAACAGATGGCTCAAGCGTCGAGCGTGACGAACATAGTGCGGCAAATCGGGGGAAGTTTCGGGGTGGCCATGTTCAGCCATTTGTTGAGCCAGCGACAGACGTATCACACGGAACGTTATCACGAGGCCATTGCTTACACGGGAGAGACTTACTTGAACGTGGTGGATGGGTTAAGCCGCTTTTTTAGTTCGAGTGGTGGATTGGGACGTGCGGAATCCGTGTCCTATGCGAAACAATATATACTTGAGCACGTGGACATGGAGGCCTATATCAGTGGGATTAACGATGTGTTTTTCGTGGCATTCGTTACTACGTTATTGGCTGTGATCCCGATGTTCTTCTTAAAAACCAAACGAAAATAA
- a CDS encoding aldose epimerase family protein — MELKEYILKNECLEIHVCNLGGIIKNIFVRDCRWKLVDVVLGFDTLEQYIDPEYRKNYPYFGALIGRYGNRIKGGEITIDNKTHVLNKNEKENTLHGGTPGFDQRLWDAEQPDNEHLILHYTSPDGENGFPGTLDVTVRYSIENNVFRVIYEASCDQPTHVNLTQHPYFNLRPTDENIGNHELRLYTSHYLETTPDLIPTGTVLSTDKKHAFNFNKPLFLALQEDGLDDCYTFGDPIEPQLMAELSHPKNGITVTILSDYPGLQVYTGKYIDVANGKGGKHYGPYSGIALETQMLPDSPHHPCFPSTRLNPGERYLHKTIYSFNCISVEEDYEDETEG; from the coding sequence ATGGAATTGAAAGAATATATTCTCAAGAATGAATGCCTTGAAATTCACGTATGTAATCTCGGCGGGATTATAAAAAACATATTTGTACGCGATTGCAGGTGGAAACTTGTAGACGTGGTTTTAGGATTTGATACCCTTGAACAATATATTGACCCGGAGTACCGGAAAAATTACCCTTATTTCGGGGCGCTCATCGGACGCTATGGTAACCGCATCAAAGGCGGGGAGATCACGATTGACAACAAGACTCACGTGTTGAACAAGAATGAAAAAGAAAATACCCTCCACGGGGGAACACCCGGATTCGATCAACGTCTTTGGGACGCGGAGCAACCGGACAACGAACATCTCATTCTGCACTACACTAGCCCGGACGGGGAGAACGGTTTCCCCGGTACACTGGACGTCACGGTTCGTTATTCCATTGAAAACAACGTGTTCCGGGTGATTTACGAGGCTAGTTGCGATCAACCGACACACGTGAATCTCACGCAACACCCCTATTTCAATCTAAGGCCGACCGACGAGAATATCGGGAATCACGAACTACGGCTTTATACCTCCCACTATCTGGAAACAACTCCTGATTTAATCCCAACGGGAACTGTCCTCTCGACAGACAAAAAACACGCTTTCAATTTCAACAAACCGCTTTTCCTCGCCTTGCAGGAAGACGGGTTGGATGATTGCTACACGTTCGGAGATCCGATAGAACCCCAACTCATGGCCGAGTTGTCCCACCCGAAAAACGGGATCACGGTCACCATCCTGTCGGATTACCCCGGCTTGCAGGTTTACACGGGTAAATACATCGACGTGGCCAACGGGAAAGGCGGAAAGCATTACGGTCCCTATTCGGGAATTGCCCTAGAGACACAAATGCTCCCGGACAGTCCCCACCATCCTTGTTTTCCTTCCACCCGTTTGAACCCGGGCGAACGGTATCTTCACAAAACGATCTACTCGTTCAACTGTATCAGTGTGGAAGAAGACTACGAGGACGAAACCGAGGGATAA
- a CDS encoding galactokinase, with the protein MDTGVLEKRFEEIYGAKVEHLYFAPGRVNLIGEHIDYNGGRVFPCALSFGTYLAVARREDRKIAFASMNQTFQVECDQSIFENKPSEWVKYPLGVVKEFSDRGLDPWGFNILYFGDIPNGAGLSSSASIEVVTAFMLNDQLNAGLDVVELVKMSQRAENVFVGMNCGIMDQFAVGMGKKGHAIALDCGTLDYDLIPLNLNGYKLVITNSNKNHDLVTSEYNVRRSQCEQALADINQGLNLKHLCDLSEEELEWVRHLISDETVYRRARHAVSENARVNEAIDVLQKGDLVRFGELMNASHRSLKEDYEVTGVEMDTLAEEGQKLPGVLGSRITGGGFGGCTVSLVNEDNVQGFIEKLASVYHDKIGLNAEFYVADIGDGVRKIY; encoded by the coding sequence ATGGATACAGGCGTGTTGGAAAAAAGATTTGAGGAAATTTACGGGGCAAAGGTTGAACATCTGTACTTTGCTCCCGGACGGGTAAATCTAATCGGGGAACATATTGATTATAACGGGGGACGGGTATTCCCGTGTGCGTTAAGTTTCGGGACTTATCTGGCCGTGGCTCGTCGGGAGGATCGGAAGATTGCTTTCGCCAGTATGAACCAAACTTTTCAAGTGGAATGTGATCAAAGTATTTTTGAGAATAAACCCAGTGAATGGGTGAAATATCCTTTGGGCGTGGTGAAGGAGTTCTCGGATCGGGGGCTTGACCCGTGGGGTTTTAACATTCTGTATTTCGGGGATATTCCGAATGGGGCCGGGTTATCCTCGTCAGCTTCGATAGAGGTCGTGACGGCGTTTATGCTGAACGATCAGTTGAATGCCGGGCTGGACGTGGTGGAGTTGGTGAAAATGTCACAACGGGCAGAGAATGTTTTCGTGGGTATGAATTGCGGGATTATGGATCAGTTTGCCGTGGGTATGGGAAAGAAGGGACACGCTATTGCGCTGGATTGCGGTACTTTGGATTATGATTTGATCCCGCTAAACCTCAATGGGTATAAATTGGTAATCACCAATTCAAATAAGAACCATGATCTGGTTACTTCCGAGTATAACGTGCGGCGGAGCCAGTGTGAACAGGCTTTGGCCGATATAAATCAAGGACTGAACTTGAAACATCTGTGTGATTTGAGCGAGGAAGAATTGGAGTGGGTGCGGCATCTGATTTCTGATGAAACCGTTTATCGCCGGGCTCGTCATGCCGTCTCGGAGAACGCTAGGGTAAACGAGGCCATTGACGTGTTGCAAAAGGGGGATTTGGTTCGTTTCGGGGAATTGATGAACGCGTCGCATCGGTCATTGAAGGAAGATTACGAGGTTACCGGTGTCGAGATGGATACGCTGGCGGAGGAAGGGCAGAAGTTGCCGGGTGTGCTGGGGTCCCGGATCACGGGGGGCGGTTTCGGTGGTTGCACCGTGAGTCTTGTGAATGAGGATAACGTGCAGGGATTTATCGAGAAATTAGCTTCCGTGTATCATGATAAAATTGGATTGAATGCAGAGTTTTACGTGGCGGACATTGGTGATGGGGTGAGGAAAATCTACTAA